In Spinacia oleracea cultivar Varoflay chromosome 5, BTI_SOV_V1, whole genome shotgun sequence, a single window of DNA contains:
- the LOC110803365 gene encoding structural maintenance of chromosomes protein 3, with product MHILQVIIAGFKSYKEQVATEEFSSKVNCVVGANGSGKSNFFHAIRFVLSDLFQNLRSEDRHALLHEGAGNQVLSAFVEIVFDNSDNRIPVDKAKVHLRRIIGLKKDEYNLDGKHITKTEVMNLLESAGFSRSNPYYVVQQGKIASLTLMKDAERLDLLKEIGGTRVYEERRRESLKIMHETGNKRKQIIEVVKYLDERLKELDEEKEDLRKYQQLDRQRKSLEYTIYDKELQDARQKLAKVEEERDKVSEKSTTMYNAILESEERCKDLDKDSKRLSKELQVLTKEKVAVENRRTEAIKRKTQLELDCRDLKERISRSSRAKNGAAKQLEVVKREILESTNEIEVIKPSFNALKMQENEMTIGIMEREKKLSILYQKQGRAIQFRDKTDRDKWLQKEIDELQLVLTSNLSQKMKLQGEFDNLNAQLRDIDDFIKSRKANLAALENNINQSNDGFITSKGQRDRLQDERKLLWERENELSSEVEKLTSEVVKAEKNLDHATPGDIRRGLTSVRRICDQYKIEGVFGSLIELLECDDRFFTAVEVTAGNSLFHVVVDSDETATKIIRHLNASKGGRVTFIPLNKVRPPHVTCPQNDDVVPLVKKLKFQESFSKAFSQVFGRTVVCRNLDVASRVARNDGFDCITLEGDQVSKKGGMTGGFYDYRRSKLKFMNIIKQNTRVINMKKKELEEVKLQLQDIDQKITEKITDQQKLDADRAHHRSEVEQLRQDIADATRQKRSTSAALEKKEKLLSNVGTQIEQLNANIALKRAEMGTDLVDQLSPEEKDLLSRLNPEIKDMKDKLIECRAKLEEIEAKKLELETNLSTNLLRRQQELVDVISSAENEMSSAETESIQREMDEAKSLVDEAIGELRRVSVSMDSLTKKLKEIKIEDDKLQKLRVDYEKQLQKEAEELEQLISNKNMLLARQEEYSKKIRDLGPLSSDAFDTYRRKGTKELHKMLHKCNEQLQQFSHVNKKALDQYVNFTEQREELQKRQAELDAGDEKIKELIEVLDQRKDESIERTFKGVARNFREVFSELVQGGHGFLVMMKKKDGDNGDDDLDDDVPRTADTEGRVEKYIGVKVKVSFTGQGETQSMKQLSGGQKTVVALALIFAIQRCDPAPFYLFDEIDAALDPQYRTAVGNMIRRLADQANTQFITTTFRPELVKVADKIYGVTHHKRVSRVNVISKDDALQFIERDQTHNADH from the exons ATGCATATATTGCAG GTTATTATTGCGGGTTTTAAGAGTTATAAAGAACAAGTTGCCACTGAAGAGTTCAGTTCAAAGGTCAATTGTGTgg TTGGTGCTAATGGTTCTGGCAAGTCAAACTTTTTTCATG CAATCCGTTTCGTCCTCAGCGATCTTTTCCAAAATCTTCGCAGCGAGGATAGGCATGCATTACTCCAT GAAGGAGCAGGGAATCAAGTTTTGTCTGCATTTGTGGAGATCGTGTTTGATAATTCAGACAATCGAATCCCG GTTGATAAAGCAAAAGTTCACTTGCGACGCATAATTGGGCTAAAAAAGGATGAATATaatttggatgggaagcatatCAC GAAAACCGAGGTCATGAACCTTCTTGAAAGTGCTGGATTTTCTCGCTCAAATCCTTACTATGTGGTACAGCAAGGAAAG ATTGCATCATTGACACTTATGAAGGATGCAGAACGACTAGATCTGCTCAAAGAAATTGGAGGTACGCGTGTTTATGAGGAGAGGCGGCGTGAAAGTTTGAAAATCATGCATGAAACTG GCAATAAACGAAAACAGATAATCGAAGTAGTTAAATACTTGGATGAGCGGTTGAAGGAGCTGGATGAGGAGAAGGAGGATTTGAGAAAATATCAGCAGCTTGACAGGCAGAGAAAATCCCTGGAGTACACCATCTATGATAAGGAACTTCAGGATGCTCGACAGAAGTTAGCTAAG GTCGAAGAAGAGCGGGACAAGGTTTCCGAGAAGTCGACTACAATGTACAACGCTATTCTGGAGTCTGAAGAGCGATGCAAGGACTTGGACAAGGATTCCAAAAGGCTTTCCAAAGAACTTCAAGTGCTGACCAAAGAGAAAGTGGCAGTTGAGAATCGTCGTACAGAAGCGATAAAGAGGAAGACACAGCTTGAGCTTGATTGCAGAGATTTGAAAGAGAGAATTTCCAGAAGTTCACGTGCCAAG AATGGTGCTGCCAAACAGCTTGAGGTTGTGAAGCGGGAAATCTTGGAGTCAACGAATGAGATTGAAGTGATTAAGCCTTCGTTTAATGCTTTAAAGATGCAGGAGAATGAGATGACAATAGG AATAATGGAGCGTGAAAAGAAGTTGAGTATTCTTTATCAGAAGCAAGGTCGCGCCATTCAGTTCCGTGATAAAACTGATCGTGATAAATGGCTTCAAaaggaaattgatgaacttCAGCTGGTTCTTACTTCAAACCTGTCGCAG AAAATGAAGCTCCAGGGTGAATTCGATAACCTTAATGCTCAGCTCAGGGATATCGATGATTttattaaatcccgaaaagctaatttggcagcacttgaaaacAACATCAACCAGTCTAACGATGGGTTTATCACTTCCAAGGGACAAAGAGACCGACTTCAAGATGAACGGAA GTTGTTATGGGAAAGAGAAAATGAGCTGTCGTCTGAAGTTGAAAAATTAACGTCAGAAGTGGTAAAAGCAGAAAAGAACCTTGACCATGCCACTCCTGGT GATATTAGGAGAGGACTAACTTCTGTTAGGAGAATATGTGACCAATACAAGATTGAGGGTGTATTTGGATCACTTATTGAGTTATTGGAATGTGATGACAGGTTTTTTACTGCAGTTGAAGTTACTGCTGGAAACAG CTTATTCCATGTGGTGGTTGATTCAGATGAAACCGCTACTAAGATTATCAGGCATCTAAATGCATCCAAGGGTGGACGAGTGACATTTATACCTTTGAACAAGGTCAGGCCTCCACATGTCACCTGTCCTCAAAATGATGATGTAGTGCCTTTGGTCAAGAAACTTAAATTTCAAGAAAGCTTTTCTAAAGCCTTTTCACAG GTCTTTGGAAGAACCGTGGTCTGTCGAAATCTGGATGTAGCTTCAAGAGTTGCTCGTAATGATGGCTTTGATTGCATTACTCTGGAAG GTGACCAAGTAAGCAAGAAAGGTGGGATGACTGGAGGATTTTATGATTATAGGCGTTCGAAATTGAAGTTTATGAATATAATTAAGCAGAATACGAGGGTTATTAATATGAAGAAGAAAGAACTGGAAGAAGTTAAGCTCCAACTTCAAG ATATTGACCAGAAAATTACTGAGAAAATTACAGACCAGCAAAAACTAGATGCTGACCGTGCTCATCATAGATCAGAAGTGGAGCAGCTTCGTCAGGATATTGCAGATGCTACCAGACAAAAGAGATCTACATCCGCCGCTCTGGAAAAAAAG GAAAAATTGCTTTCGAATGTAGGCACGCAGATTGAGCAACTTAATGCCAATATAGCCTTGAAACGGGCAGAGATGGGTACAGACCTTGTTGATCAATTGAGTCCAGAGGAGAAAGACCTTCTGTCTCGATTGAACCCTGAGATCAAGGATATGAAGGATAAGCTCATAGAATGCAGGGCAAAGCTTGAAGAG ATTGAAGCAAAAAAATTGGAGCTTGAAACCAATCTCTCCACAAATCTGTTGCGCCGCCAACAGGAGTTGGTGGATGTTATATCATCTGCGGAGAATGAAATGTCATCTGCTGAGACTGAGTCAATTCAGAGGGAAATGGACGAGGCTAAATCTTTAGTGGATGAGGCAATAGGGGAGCTCAGAA GAGTATCTGTGTCAATGGACAGTTTAACGAAGAAACTCAAGGAAATTAAAATTGAAGATGATAAGTTGCAG AAATTACGTGTAGACTATGAGAAACAGCTTCAGAAGGAAGCAGAAGAGCTGGAGCAGTTAATAAGTAACAAGAATATGCTCCTTGCTAGGCAGGAGGAATACTCGAAGAAAATCAGAGACTTGGGTCCATTATCATCCGATGCTTTTGACAC GTACAGAAGGAAAGGTACAAAAGAATTGCATAAGATGCTTCACAAGTGTAATGAACAACTCCAACAGTTTAGCCATGTGAACAAAAAAGCTTTAGATCAATACGTAAATTTTACGGAGCAACGAGAAGAGCTCCAGAAAAGGCAAGCTGAACTGGATGCTGGTGATGAG AAAATTAAGGAACTAATAGAAGTTCTGGATCAACGAAAAGATGAGTCAATAGAGCGTACTTTCAAGGGTGTTGCCAGGAATTTCCGAGAGGTATTCTCTGAACTTGTGCAAGGAGGTCACGGATTCTTGGTTATGATGAAAAAAAAG GATGGAGACAATGGCGATGATGATCTGGATGACGACGTGCCTCGTACAGCAGATACTGAGGGAAGGGTTGAGAAGTATATTGGAGTGAAAGTCAAG GTATCATTTACTGGGCAAGGGGAGACACAGTCTATGAAGCAATTATCTGGGGGTCAGAAAACTGTTGTAGCACTGGCATTGATCTTTGCCATACAGCGATGTGATCCAGCTCCATTTTATCTCTTTGATGAAATAGATGCAGCACTAGATCCTCAGTACAGAACAGCTGTTGGAA atatGATCCGTAGGTTGGCCGACCAAGCAAATACGCAATTCATAACCACAACATTTCGACCAGAGCTTGTGAAAGTTGCTGACAAGATTTATGGAGTGACACACCATAAACGTGTGAGTCGGGTCAATGTTATCTCTAAAGATGATGCTTTACAGTTCATTGAGCGAGACCAGACTCACAATGCTGATCATTGA